In Massilia antarctica, the following are encoded in one genomic region:
- a CDS encoding hemerythrin domain-containing protein, whose translation MNTIKKDAIAMLTAEHREVRDLFERYEALGQDDKNRKKKLADQICTALTLHATIEEEIFYPAVREAGVDTAELVDEAIVEHASAKDLIAQLQEMDPDDALYDAKVKVLSEQIAHHVGEEEKEIFPKAKKNKLDLAAMAEEMALRKDEVAATM comes from the coding sequence ATGAACACGATAAAGAAGGACGCGATTGCGATGTTGACCGCGGAGCATCGCGAGGTGAGGGACTTGTTCGAGCGCTACGAGGCGCTGGGCCAGGACGATAAAAACCGCAAGAAAAAGCTCGCCGACCAGATCTGCACCGCGCTGACCCTGCATGCGACGATCGAGGAAGAGATCTTTTATCCGGCCGTGCGCGAGGCCGGCGTCGACACTGCGGAGCTGGTCGACGAGGCGATCGTCGAGCACGCCAGCGCGAAAGACTTGATAGCGCAGTTGCAGGAAATGGATCCGGATGACGCGTTGTACGACGCCAAGGTAAAGGTGCTGTCCGAACAGATCGCCCACCACGTCGGGGAAGAAGAGAAGGAGATCTTTCCGAAGGCGAAGAAAAACAAGCTGGACCTGGCGGCCATGGCCGAGGAAATGGCCTTGCGCAAGGATGAGGTAGCGGCGACCATGTAG
- a CDS encoding GGDEF domain-containing response regulator: protein MPSREDILNAKILVVDDSADNIELMEEILREEGYNCVSSTMLPEQVCPLHRQHCYDLILLDLQMPGMNGFQVMKGLKEIEQGGYLPVLALTAQPSFKIAALEAGARDFISKPFDLLEVHKRIHNMLEVRLLYKELAQYSRAQQELALHDPLTGLPNRRLLEDRIETTLQHANRNHHKAAIMYLDLDGFKAINDTYGHAYGDEVLKIVAQRLVASSRKEDTVARLGGDEFMVVLGEVSGLPDAHGPAAKLVEAVSEPFFINDLTLRLSTSIGISIYPDDAETVEALISIADYALYEAKRGGKNRFCATSATPASALAQDTLVVAPRR from the coding sequence ATGCCAAGCCGAGAAGACATACTGAACGCAAAGATCCTCGTCGTCGACGATTCGGCCGACAATATCGAGCTGATGGAAGAGATATTGCGGGAAGAGGGCTATAACTGCGTCAGCTCGACCATGCTCCCCGAACAAGTCTGTCCGCTGCACCGCCAGCATTGCTACGACCTGATCCTGCTCGACCTGCAAATGCCGGGCATGAACGGCTTCCAGGTCATGAAGGGCTTGAAGGAAATTGAACAGGGTGGCTATCTGCCGGTGCTGGCCCTCACCGCCCAGCCGAGTTTCAAGATCGCCGCGCTGGAAGCGGGCGCGCGCGATTTCATCAGCAAGCCCTTCGACCTGCTCGAAGTGCACAAGCGCATCCATAACATGCTGGAAGTGCGCCTGCTGTACAAGGAACTGGCCCAGTACAGCCGCGCCCAGCAGGAACTGGCGCTGCACGATCCGCTGACCGGCCTGCCCAACCGGCGCCTGCTGGAAGACCGCATCGAAACCACCTTGCAGCACGCCAACCGGAACCACCACAAGGCGGCCATCATGTATCTCGACCTCGATGGCTTCAAGGCGATCAACGATACCTATGGCCACGCCTACGGCGACGAAGTGCTCAAGATTGTCGCGCAGCGGCTGGTGGCATCGTCGCGCAAGGAAGATACCGTGGCGCGCCTCGGCGGCGATGAATTCATGGTGGTGCTGGGCGAAGTGTCGGGCTTGCCGGATGCGCACGGGCCGGCGGCCAAGCTGGTCGAGGCCGTGTCCGAACCGTTTTTCATCAACGACCTGACCTTGCGGCTATCGACCAGTATCGGCATCAGCATATATCCGGACGATGCCGAGACCGTGGAAGCGCTGATCAGCATTGCCGATTACGCCCTGTACGAGGCCAAGCGCGGCGGCAAGAATCGCTTCTGCGCGACCTCGGCCACGCCGGCCAGCGCGCTGGCGCAGGATACCTTGGTGGTGGCGCCGCGGCGCTGA
- a CDS encoding sensor histidine kinase → MTLPPSSPPDADPDRQLAERNADLTELLGHLTTCWDEERRQLARKLHDSLGSSMTALTMHLALLTQQLPKEKALQDRSAQIKQLLMTIINTNRDMQLSLWNDKLEFLGIKSAIAELVSDFGKEHRLVARCSLPDDDESYPREHGVALLRALEEGLRNVAAHAGATEIDVILDDGGDEIMLTVRDNGVGLGTRSGESSGCHGLRLLRERARYLGGALSLMPAGPRGTVMILTLPKVALAQATLSE, encoded by the coding sequence ATGACCTTACCGCCCTCCTCCCCGCCAGACGCCGACCCGGACCGCCAGCTTGCCGAACGCAATGCCGACCTGACCGAACTGCTCGGCCATCTGACCACCTGCTGGGATGAGGAACGGCGCCAGCTGGCGCGCAAGCTGCACGACAGCCTCGGCTCGTCGATGACGGCCTTGACCATGCACCTGGCCCTGCTGACCCAGCAACTGCCCAAGGAAAAGGCGCTGCAGGACCGCAGCGCCCAGATAAAACAGCTCCTGATGACCATCATCAACACTAACCGCGACATGCAGTTATCGCTGTGGAACGACAAGCTGGAGTTTCTCGGCATCAAATCGGCCATCGCTGAGCTGGTCAGCGATTTCGGCAAGGAGCACCGCTTGGTGGCGCGCTGCAGCCTGCCTGACGACGATGAAAGCTATCCGCGCGAACATGGCGTGGCCTTGCTGCGCGCGCTGGAAGAAGGTTTGCGCAATGTTGCCGCGCATGCCGGGGCGACTGAAATCGACGTGATTCTCGACGATGGCGGTGACGAGATCATGCTCACGGTGCGCGACAATGGCGTGGGACTGGGCACGCGCTCGGGCGAGTCGTCGGGCTGCCACGGCCTGCGCCTGCTGCGCGAGCGCGCCCGCTACCTGGGTGGGGCGCTGTCCTTGATGCCGGCCGGGCCGCGCGGCACGGTCATGATCCTGACCCTGCCCAAGGTGGCGCTGGCGCAGGCGACGCTGAGCGAATAA
- a CDS encoding IS4 family transposase — protein MFSITTFQRLMKGLPRGTFAQLVERHNADKYCKKFGHWDHLIAMLYAQISEAKGLRPLETGFNSHVAHHYHLGTSAIKRSTLADANENRSDTVFSDTAAWLMGKVSRKLRQQSNDLMYLLDSTSLTLKGREFERWTPENSTRNTQGLKLHVLYDAHDAIPVWHDISHPNVNDVERAVDVPLEANALYVFDKGYCDFNWWKSIDEANARFVTRFKNNAAVNVLQKSDIPADDAHIVLSDEIVTFKHKRLGGKRINLYFGKPLRRVIVARPNKDTPIVLATNDFDSSAMEIAQHYKKRWAIELFFKWIKQHLKIKQFLGRSENAVRIQILTALISYLLVALFNESNRVKRTLWDCLCFVRATLFQRTDTEDLHDRRRRQAAHEFAEIQGCLFS, from the coding sequence ATGTTCAGCATAACTACTTTTCAGCGTTTAATGAAGGGGCTCCCGCGAGGAACCTTCGCTCAACTAGTCGAACGGCACAATGCCGACAAATATTGCAAGAAGTTCGGGCATTGGGATCATCTCATTGCCATGCTCTACGCGCAGATCAGTGAGGCGAAGGGGTTGCGACCACTGGAGACTGGCTTCAACAGTCATGTCGCGCATCACTACCATCTTGGTACGTCAGCGATCAAGCGCTCCACCTTGGCTGACGCCAATGAGAATCGATCTGACACGGTGTTTAGTGATACCGCTGCCTGGTTGATGGGGAAGGTGTCGCGTAAGCTGCGCCAGCAAAGCAATGATCTGATGTATTTGCTTGACTCCACCTCGTTGACGTTGAAGGGACGGGAGTTTGAGAGGTGGACGCCCGAGAATAGCACTCGCAATACGCAAGGCTTGAAGCTGCACGTTTTGTATGATGCCCATGATGCAATCCCTGTCTGGCACGACATTAGCCACCCCAACGTCAATGACGTTGAACGGGCAGTTGACGTACCGCTCGAAGCGAACGCGCTCTATGTATTTGACAAGGGCTATTGCGATTTCAATTGGTGGAAATCCATTGACGAGGCCAACGCGCGCTTTGTTACTCGTTTCAAGAACAACGCCGCTGTCAACGTCCTGCAGAAATCGGACATCCCTGCTGATGATGCGCACATCGTGCTCAGCGACGAAATCGTTACTTTCAAGCACAAACGGCTCGGCGGAAAACGGATCAATCTCTACTTTGGGAAGCCTTTGCGCCGTGTCATCGTGGCGCGGCCGAACAAAGATACGCCCATCGTTCTGGCTACTAACGACTTCGACAGTAGTGCCATGGAAATTGCCCAGCACTACAAAAAGCGCTGGGCAATCGAGCTGTTCTTCAAATGGATCAAGCAGCACCTCAAGATCAAGCAGTTCCTCGGACGATCTGAAAACGCGGTCCGGATTCAGATACTTACCGCTCTCATCAGTTATTTGTTGGTTGCACTGTTCAACGAGTCCAACCGTGTGAAACGGACCCTGTGGGATTGCCTTTGCTTCGTCCGCGCAACCCTATTTCAACGTACGGACACCGAAGATTTACATGATCGCCGACGACGACAAGCGGCGCACGAATTCGCAGAAATTCAAGGATGCCTCTTCTCGTGA
- a CDS encoding sensor histidine kinase, whose amino-acid sequence MTSFFFIFRIALAWATVATVLAITAAETLLSDRDCGGSLLLLVLGVTGFAAVTAFSHVRRVRLLTGEVDRATLDSRQRRQIEVPFEAGETFDIIDAAIRELPGAGQVDSARDSLQVRARIGAVPPYSGGAAWLFTGHASPGGNQIIAIVTPNGDAGSVTLICEPERGAWTDWFLVDAGGNLENADAIGRAVARRVAERRRGEQVAAAQTATEKELTVAKLSLLHAQVEPHFLYNTLASAQLLTRSDPARADAMLGNLISYLRNCLPRTDDALSTLGQELERARAYLDILVIRMGPRLRLQVDVATQLHGALVPAMMLQTLVENAIKHGLEPKPGGGTVWIIARVHEGALALTVADDGRGFCAEGGGTGIGLRNVRERLRLAYGGGAGLTIVSNYPCGVAATISLPYSDAGAAAAQERCHG is encoded by the coding sequence ATGACAAGTTTCTTTTTTATCTTCCGAATCGCCCTTGCCTGGGCCACCGTGGCCACGGTGCTGGCGATTACGGCGGCCGAAACCCTGCTGAGCGACCGCGACTGCGGTGGCAGCCTGCTGCTGCTGGTGCTGGGCGTGACGGGGTTTGCCGCCGTCACCGCGTTTTCGCATGTGCGCCGGGTGCGCCTGCTCACCGGCGAGGTCGACCGCGCCACCCTGGACAGCCGCCAGCGGCGCCAGATCGAAGTGCCGTTCGAGGCCGGCGAGACGTTTGACATCATCGACGCCGCCATCCGCGAACTGCCCGGCGCCGGCCAGGTCGACAGCGCGCGCGACAGCCTGCAGGTGCGCGCCAGGATCGGCGCCGTGCCGCCCTACAGCGGCGGCGCGGCGTGGCTGTTCACGGGCCACGCCAGCCCGGGCGGCAACCAGATCATCGCCATCGTCACGCCGAATGGCGACGCCGGCAGCGTCACCCTGATCTGCGAGCCGGAGCGCGGGGCCTGGACCGACTGGTTCCTGGTCGACGCCGGCGGCAACCTGGAAAACGCCGACGCCATCGGCCGCGCCGTGGCGCGCCGGGTGGCCGAGCGGCGCCGCGGCGAGCAGGTGGCGGCGGCCCAGACGGCGACCGAAAAGGAACTGACCGTCGCCAAGCTGAGCTTGCTGCATGCCCAGGTCGAACCGCATTTTCTCTACAACACCCTGGCCAGCGCGCAATTGCTGACCCGCAGCGATCCGGCCCGCGCCGATGCCATGCTGGGCAACCTGATCTCTTACCTGCGCAACTGCCTGCCGCGCACCGATGACGCGCTCTCGACCCTGGGCCAGGAGCTGGAACGGGCCAGGGCTTACCTGGACATCCTGGTCATCCGCATGGGGCCGCGCCTGCGCCTGCAGGTCGACGTGGCCACGCAGCTGCACGGGGCGCTGGTGCCCGCGATGATGCTGCAAACCCTGGTCGAAAATGCCATCAAGCACGGGCTCGAGCCCAAGCCGGGTGGCGGCACGGTGTGGATCATCGCGCGCGTGCACGAGGGCGCGCTGGCGCTCACGGTGGCCGACGATGGGCGCGGCTTTTGCGCAGAAGGGGGCGGCACCGGAATCGGCCTGCGCAACGTACGCGAGCGGCTGCGCCTGGCGTACGGCGGCGGGGCCGGCTTGACCATCGTGTCCAACTATCCATGCGGTGTGGCGGCGACGATCAGCCTGCCGTATTCGGACGCAGGCGCGGCAGCGGCGCAGGAGCGGTGCCATGGTTGA
- a CDS encoding PEP-CTERM sorting domain-containing protein, with translation MIKKLMCGLALMGCALSSQAAVQGFDWSYTGFLPSYWSEVQPQPVYGSFDPGYVLKGRFFAEDRDLNGVFSIQEIMSFTIGNQSFMNCTGERECKLRDFSYTPGGALNFYAFDSVEYGTYGSGWSRTSTSYSSRGGFDTSYENDWSWSGESGIAHEITPQTKFAISPVPEPQTWLMLGAGMALLGAAQRRSRKA, from the coding sequence ATGATCAAGAAATTGATGTGTGGATTGGCGCTGATGGGATGCGCGCTGTCGAGCCAGGCCGCGGTGCAGGGCTTCGACTGGTCGTATACCGGATTTTTACCGTCGTACTGGTCGGAGGTCCAACCTCAACCCGTGTATGGCTCGTTCGACCCTGGCTACGTGCTGAAGGGGCGTTTCTTCGCCGAGGATCGCGATCTGAATGGTGTCTTTTCCATCCAGGAAATTATGTCCTTCACGATCGGCAATCAATCGTTCATGAACTGCACGGGCGAGCGCGAGTGCAAATTGAGGGACTTTTCGTACACGCCGGGTGGCGCGCTGAATTTTTATGCCTTCGATTCCGTCGAATACGGGACTTACGGCAGCGGATGGTCGCGTACCTCCACCAGCTACAGTTCGCGCGGTGGCTTTGATACCTCCTACGAAAACGACTGGTCGTGGTCTGGCGAGAGCGGGATCGCCCATGAGATTACCCCCCAGACCAAATTTGCCATCAGCCCAGTTCCGGAACCGCAGACCTGGCTGATGCTGGGCGCCGGCATGGCGCTGCTCGGTGCGGCACAGCGCCGCTCCCGCAAGGCGTAG
- a CDS encoding LytR/AlgR family response regulator transcription factor, whose amino-acid sequence MVDCVIAEDELLLRDALVGQLAGAWPELRIVAACDDGGSALEALAAHQPQVAFLDIRMPGLSGLEVAGALAEVSPRTEVVFVTAYDQYAIDAFERGAVDYLLKPVAAARLAATVQRVKARLASATPDPGMLAALLRQLGRELPPPARPEPLVWLTASAGTETRLIMVEDVAYFQADSKYTVVMTAQGEALLRKPIRELLDVLDPAMFRQIHRSTIVNLKAIASVARDETGRGLVRLRTRPETLAVSQPFMALFRAM is encoded by the coding sequence ATGGTTGATTGCGTCATTGCCGAAGACGAGTTGCTGCTGCGCGATGCGCTGGTCGGGCAGCTGGCCGGTGCCTGGCCGGAGCTGCGCATCGTGGCCGCCTGCGACGACGGCGGCAGCGCGCTCGAAGCGCTCGCCGCGCACCAGCCGCAGGTGGCGTTTCTCGATATCCGCATGCCCGGGTTGAGCGGACTGGAGGTGGCTGGCGCGCTGGCCGAGGTCAGTCCGCGCACCGAGGTCGTGTTCGTGACCGCCTACGACCAGTACGCGATCGATGCGTTCGAGCGCGGCGCGGTCGACTACCTGCTCAAGCCGGTGGCGGCGGCGCGCCTGGCCGCCACGGTGCAGCGGGTCAAGGCGCGCCTGGCCAGCGCCACGCCGGACCCGGGCATGCTGGCGGCCCTGCTGCGCCAGCTGGGGCGCGAGTTGCCGCCGCCGGCCAGGCCGGAACCGCTGGTCTGGCTGACCGCCAGCGCGGGCACGGAAACGCGCTTGATCATGGTCGAAGATGTCGCGTATTTTCAGGCCGACAGCAAGTACACGGTGGTGATGACGGCCCAGGGCGAGGCGCTGCTGCGCAAACCCATCCGCGAACTGCTGGACGTGCTCGATCCGGCCATGTTCCGCCAGATCCACCGCTCGACCATCGTCAACCTGAAGGCGATCGCCTCGGTGGCGCGCGACGAGACCGGACGCGGGCTGGTGCGCCTGCGCACGCGGCCGGAAACCTTGGCCGTGAGCCAGCCGTTCATGGCCTTGTTCCGTGCGATGTGA
- a CDS encoding NAD(P)/FAD-dependent oxidoreductase — translation MRGEIVIVGGGAGGLELASKLGRKLGRSKVFLVDSRLSHIWKPSLHEVAAGTLDIHQEGLSYQMLAHDNGFTFVYGALTGLDAPARRLTIGPVHTPQDEEVLPERTLEFGSLVIAVGSTSNYFGVPGAQEYTISLNATEDAERFRLQLLKLLTRADARKASEPAAGVDIVIIGGGATGVELAAELREASAVYTTYGFQHLKPQQDVRITLLEGAPRILAPLPERVSDAALKLLHERGIKVVNECRVTAIAPDRVTDKNGNVYPSDLCVWAAGIRAPEFLATLGLPLAKGGQIEVDGFLRVKDVPGIYAMGDCAACADAEGKLVPPRAQAAHQQADYLLATFLRQQAGKAPPTKPYEYKDYGSLVSFGQTTTVGSLMGSLKGLSWFVEGFFARMMYVSLHLMHHAAVLGHVRTGVLALARFLIKRSTPQVKLH, via the coding sequence TTGCGCGGTGAAATTGTGATTGTCGGTGGCGGGGCTGGCGGCCTGGAGCTGGCCAGCAAATTGGGCCGTAAGCTGGGCCGGTCCAAGGTGTTTCTCGTCGATAGCCGCTTGTCGCATATCTGGAAACCGTCCCTGCACGAAGTCGCCGCCGGCACCCTCGATATCCACCAGGAGGGCTTGTCCTATCAGATGCTGGCCCATGACAATGGCTTTACCTTCGTTTACGGCGCCCTGACCGGCCTCGACGCTCCTGCCCGGCGCCTCACCATCGGCCCCGTGCACACGCCCCAGGACGAGGAAGTGCTGCCCGAGCGCACGCTCGAATTCGGCTCGCTGGTGATCGCCGTCGGCAGCACCTCGAACTATTTCGGCGTCCCGGGCGCGCAGGAATACACGATTTCCCTGAACGCGACCGAAGACGCCGAGCGCTTCCGCCTGCAACTGCTCAAGCTGCTGACGCGGGCCGATGCGCGCAAAGCCTCGGAGCCGGCGGCCGGGGTCGATATCGTCATCATCGGCGGCGGCGCCACCGGCGTGGAGCTGGCGGCCGAGCTGCGCGAAGCGAGCGCGGTCTACACCACCTACGGCTTCCAGCACTTGAAACCGCAGCAGGACGTGCGCATCACCCTGCTCGAAGGGGCGCCGCGCATCTTGGCACCGCTGCCGGAACGGGTGTCGGACGCCGCCCTCAAGCTGCTGCACGAGCGCGGCATCAAGGTGGTCAACGAGTGCCGCGTGACCGCCATCGCGCCGGACCGGGTGACCGACAAGAACGGCAACGTCTATCCATCCGACCTGTGCGTGTGGGCGGCCGGGATCCGGGCGCCGGAATTTTTGGCCACGCTCGGATTGCCGCTGGCAAAGGGCGGCCAGATCGAGGTCGACGGCTTTTTGCGCGTGAAGGATGTCCCGGGCATTTACGCCATGGGCGACTGCGCCGCCTGCGCCGATGCCGAGGGCAAGCTGGTGCCGCCGCGCGCCCAGGCCGCGCACCAGCAAGCCGATTACCTGCTCGCCACCTTCCTGCGCCAGCAGGCCGGCAAGGCGCCGCCAACGAAGCCCTACGAATACAAGGATTACGGGTCGCTGGTCTCGTTCGGCCAGACCACCACCGTGGGCAGCCTGATGGGTTCGCTGAAGGGCTTGAGCTGGTTCGTCGAAGGCTTCTTTGCGCGCATGATGTACGTGAGCCTGCACCTGATGCATCACGCGGCGGTGCTCGGTCATGTGCGCACCGGCGTGCTGGCGCTGGCGCGCTTCCTGATCAAGCGCAGCACGCCTCAGGTCAAACTGCACTGA
- a CDS encoding response regulator has protein sequence MTTIDKPKILVVNDDPASLLALTSLLDQWADESGYSVLSARSGQEALRQVLLHDFAVILLDVNMPGMDGFETAEAIHQRARSADIPIIFVTAFLADEIDRLKAYQRGAADFLFTPVIPQILHAKVQVFVALATKNEELKRQAHKLSQRTTELTATNKRLTREMEERQAAEAKSHAKDEFLAMLGHELRNPLSAISSAASLIGLPGAPTDTVTRAKLIIQRQSQHLSRIVDDLLDLSRAMSGKILLDKQHLDVAALVSACLDTFKATGRTGNYLVNVDMQAGWVDGDPTRLEQIATNLIDNALKYTPPGGTIDIAVADTGQDIVLEVRDTGVGISAELLPHVFDVFVQGSITLDRAQGGLGIGLALVRRLVELHGGKVSAHSEGASAGSTFVIRLPRAAPAAAPAIAAPSTLAQDSKPAILLIEDNDDGREMMATMLDAYGYPVRQAADGVQGVQMARSFLPDVALVDIGLPGIDGYEVARRLRQGGDTCHIKLIALTGYGLADDQRRVLEAGFDKHLVKPVEIADLLDAIGQCAATAHE, from the coding sequence GTGACCACCATAGACAAACCGAAGATTCTCGTCGTTAACGATGACCCGGCCAGCCTGCTCGCATTAACCAGTCTGCTGGACCAGTGGGCCGACGAGTCGGGCTACTCGGTCCTGTCCGCACGCTCGGGCCAGGAAGCCTTGCGCCAGGTGCTGCTGCACGACTTCGCCGTGATCCTGCTCGACGTCAACATGCCCGGCATGGATGGCTTCGAAACGGCCGAGGCCATCCACCAGCGCGCGCGCTCGGCCGACATTCCGATCATCTTCGTCACCGCCTTCCTGGCCGACGAGATCGACCGCCTGAAAGCGTACCAGCGCGGCGCCGCCGATTTCCTGTTCACGCCGGTCATCCCCCAGATCCTGCACGCCAAGGTCCAGGTATTCGTGGCGCTGGCCACCAAGAACGAAGAACTCAAGCGCCAGGCCCACAAGCTGAGCCAGCGCACCACCGAGCTGACCGCCACCAACAAGCGCCTCACCCGCGAAATGGAAGAGCGCCAGGCGGCCGAAGCCAAGAGCCACGCCAAGGATGAATTCCTGGCCATGCTGGGGCACGAGCTGCGCAACCCGCTCAGTGCCATCAGCAGCGCCGCCTCGCTGATCGGCCTGCCCGGCGCGCCCACCGACACGGTCACCCGCGCCAAGCTGATCATCCAGCGCCAGAGCCAGCACCTGTCGCGCATCGTCGACGACCTGCTCGACCTGTCGCGCGCCATGTCCGGCAAGATTTTGCTCGACAAGCAACACCTCGACGTCGCCGCGCTCGTTTCGGCCTGCCTCGATACCTTCAAGGCCACCGGCCGCACCGGCAATTACCTGGTCAATGTCGACATGCAAGCGGGCTGGGTCGACGGCGATCCGACCCGCCTCGAACAGATCGCCACCAACCTGATCGACAACGCCCTCAAGTACACCCCGCCCGGCGGCACCATCGACATCGCGGTGGCCGACACCGGCCAGGACATCGTGCTCGAAGTGCGCGACACCGGGGTCGGCATTTCTGCCGAACTGCTGCCCCATGTATTCGACGTGTTCGTGCAGGGCAGCATCACGCTCGACCGCGCGCAAGGCGGCCTGGGCATCGGCCTGGCCCTGGTGCGCCGCCTGGTCGAACTGCATGGCGGCAAGGTCTCGGCGCACAGCGAAGGCGCCAGCGCCGGCTCGACCTTCGTCATCCGCCTGCCGCGCGCCGCCCCGGCCGCCGCGCCCGCCATCGCGGCGCCGTCCACCCTGGCGCAGGACAGCAAGCCCGCCATTTTGCTGATCGAAGACAACGACGACGGCCGCGAAATGATGGCCACCATGCTCGACGCCTACGGCTACCCGGTACGCCAGGCGGCCGACGGCGTGCAGGGCGTGCAGATGGCGCGCAGCTTCCTGCCCGACGTCGCCCTGGTCGACATCGGCCTGCCCGGCATCGATGGCTACGAAGTGGCGCGCCGCCTGCGCCAGGGCGGCGACACCTGCCACATCAAACTGATCGCCCTGACCGGCTACGGCCTGGCCGACGACCAGCGCCGCGTGCTCGAAGCGGGCTTCGACAAGCACCTCGTCAAGCCGGTCGAGATCGCCGACCTGCTTGACGCCATCGGCCAGTGCGCCGCCACCGCGCACGAGTAG